Proteins from a genomic interval of Amycolatopsis sp. cg13:
- a CDS encoding amidohydrolase, giving the protein MPTSVADLVLRAAAVHTMAGAAPATALAVRDGRVLRAGTDADVRELIGPDTKVLDLGDRAVLPGINDAHLHGAWLGALWPDTLFADDGAPGPGPEKPLRTAAERRAAILRAGEILAALGITSYTEPGLGPGEDNGHIGAFGMSVVEQYRELAAEGLLRARVTALWLYGELDGPSTFDNFRAGLATVDGPGPDPRQLNFRGVKIFADGIPPMRSAYTHHCYADGSHAHLLVGGADDPEREENFTRMVRTAHEAGLQVGVHATGDRAIELMLDAVERAREERDVDLGHYVIHGDLVNAAQLKRMARLGVGLSAQAGIAVRTASVVDAALGEGSSATAWPLQEALDAGIPLCLTSDAPVLPPDWRKEIAAADQWMGPAEDVRQRMETLLRCYTVHPAQQDGAASWKGTLAPGMAADLCVLSADPLAVTPGELPEVEVDLTVLDGQIVHERTPGKIA; this is encoded by the coding sequence GTGCCGACCTCAGTTGCGGATCTCGTCTTGCGGGCAGCAGCGGTGCACACCATGGCCGGTGCTGCGCCCGCGACCGCGCTGGCCGTGCGGGACGGACGCGTGCTGCGTGCCGGAACCGACGCGGACGTGCGGGAGCTGATCGGACCGGACACGAAGGTGCTCGACCTCGGCGACCGTGCGGTCCTGCCGGGCATCAACGACGCGCACCTGCACGGCGCCTGGCTCGGCGCGCTGTGGCCGGACACCCTGTTCGCCGACGACGGCGCGCCAGGGCCCGGCCCGGAAAAGCCGCTGCGCACCGCCGCCGAACGCCGGGCGGCCATCCTGCGCGCGGGCGAAATCCTTGCCGCGCTGGGCATTACGAGCTACACCGAACCCGGCCTCGGCCCGGGGGAGGACAACGGGCACATCGGCGCGTTCGGCATGTCCGTCGTCGAGCAGTACCGCGAACTGGCCGCCGAAGGCCTGCTTCGGGCAAGGGTGACCGCGCTCTGGCTGTACGGCGAACTCGACGGCCCGAGCACGTTCGACAACTTCCGCGCCGGACTGGCCACAGTGGACGGACCGGGTCCGGACCCGCGCCAGCTGAACTTCCGCGGGGTCAAGATCTTCGCCGACGGCATCCCGCCGATGCGCTCGGCCTACACGCATCACTGCTACGCCGACGGCAGCCACGCCCACCTGCTGGTCGGCGGCGCGGACGATCCGGAGCGCGAGGAGAACTTCACCCGGATGGTCCGCACCGCGCACGAGGCCGGACTGCAGGTCGGCGTGCACGCGACCGGCGACCGGGCGATCGAGCTGATGCTGGACGCCGTCGAGCGGGCCCGGGAGGAACGCGACGTCGACCTCGGCCACTACGTCATCCACGGCGACCTGGTGAACGCGGCGCAGCTGAAGCGGATGGCCCGGCTGGGGGTCGGGCTGTCCGCACAGGCGGGGATCGCGGTCCGGACCGCCTCGGTGGTCGACGCCGCACTCGGGGAGGGCAGTTCGGCGACCGCGTGGCCGCTGCAGGAGGCGCTGGACGCCGGGATCCCGCTGTGTCTGACGTCCGACGCGCCGGTGCTGCCGCCGGACTGGCGCAAGGAAATCGCCGCCGCGGACCAGTGGATGGGCCCGGCCGAGGACGTCCGGCAGCGGATGGAAACTCTGCTGCGCTGCTACACCGTGCACCCGGCTCAGCAGGACGGCGCCGCGTCGTGGAAAGGCACGCTCGCGCCGGGGATGGCGGCTGATCTGTGCGTGCTGTCTGCGGATCCGCTCGCGGTGACCCCCGGCGAACTGCCCGAGGTCGAGGTCGACCTGACTGTCCTCGATGGACAGATCGTGCACGAGCGCACGCCGGGGAAGATCGCCTAA
- a CDS encoding zinc-binding dehydrogenase, whose amino-acid sequence MTVPTSTRAAVLTEHGAPLELTELPLPAELEVGAALVRVSCATLCGTDVEIWSGKMSFPGMLPMVLGHEMVGEVVAAGPDTRDALGRAVTVGSRIGWSESTCGECYGCTVLREPVACSRRGYGFLQRSDVAPFATAGLCEYAYVVPGAAKLLLPAEVPDTWAAMAGCAAKTVLRAFDRAGGVRPGSRVVVQGSGALGLFATAVAHLSGAGSVITVGAPASRLELAKEFGADDVVDVAGGSDAIVERVTELTGGHGGDLVLDFAGAPSIGREAVAMAAQRGRVVIVGSTGPEPTPVPLGTVMGKELTVVGSLNGDIADYHHAIEFFGSFASRMPWDRLFGSPVGLSGASERIEAMHRLDETKAVVDPRLP is encoded by the coding sequence ATGACCGTCCCGACTTCCACCCGCGCCGCGGTGCTGACCGAGCACGGCGCGCCGCTGGAGCTGACCGAACTCCCGCTGCCCGCCGAGCTCGAAGTCGGCGCGGCACTGGTCCGCGTCTCGTGCGCGACGCTGTGCGGCACGGACGTGGAGATCTGGTCCGGGAAGATGAGTTTTCCCGGCATGCTGCCGATGGTGCTGGGCCACGAAATGGTCGGCGAAGTCGTGGCCGCCGGACCGGACACGCGCGACGCGCTCGGCCGCGCGGTCACGGTCGGGTCCCGGATCGGCTGGTCGGAATCGACCTGCGGCGAGTGCTACGGCTGCACGGTGCTGCGCGAACCGGTCGCGTGTTCCCGGCGCGGCTACGGATTCCTGCAGCGATCCGACGTCGCACCGTTCGCGACCGCCGGATTGTGCGAATACGCCTACGTCGTCCCGGGCGCGGCGAAGCTCCTGCTGCCTGCCGAAGTGCCCGACACGTGGGCCGCGATGGCCGGGTGCGCAGCGAAAACCGTCCTGCGCGCCTTCGACCGGGCCGGCGGCGTCCGGCCCGGATCTCGCGTGGTGGTGCAGGGATCCGGCGCGCTGGGCCTGTTCGCGACCGCGGTCGCGCACCTCAGCGGGGCGGGCAGCGTCATCACCGTCGGCGCTCCCGCGTCGCGGCTGGAGCTGGCGAAGGAATTCGGCGCCGACGACGTGGTCGACGTCGCCGGGGGTTCGGACGCGATCGTCGAGCGCGTCACCGAACTGACCGGCGGCCACGGCGGCGATCTCGTGCTCGACTTCGCCGGGGCGCCGTCGATCGGCCGCGAGGCGGTCGCGATGGCGGCGCAGCGCGGCCGGGTCGTGATCGTCGGCAGCACCGGACCGGAGCCGACGCCGGTCCCGCTCGGCACGGTGATGGGCAAGGAGCTCACCGTCGTCGGTTCGCTCAACGGCGACATCGCCGATTACCACCACGCGATCGAGTTCTTCGGTTCGTTTGCCTCCCGGATGCCGTGGGACCGGCTGTTCGGCAGCCCGGTCGGGCTGTCCGGCGCGAGCGAGCGGATCGAGGCCATGCACCGGCTGGACGAGACGAAAGCCGTCGTCGACCCGCGTCTTCCCTGA
- a CDS encoding aldo/keto reductase, with product MSASSSLPRRKVGTSGLDVSLLSLGSWHTYDRMDFADSVAMIRAAVEAGVNLFDVGVYGMPGHPPVFTDVLWSAIIRAARIPRDDYLVSAKLWIEGFGDQGFRPQLENAFLRGGFDVADLVILGDLRRDDVALEDLVEDLAGLTRSGLFRAWGVNNWSAGNIARLREIAEALQVPGPQIAQLKYSIGRRSIPDGEPFSRLFADGFVMQASDVLEGGILAGRTKLTREIGRDPGDVRKRITRDAAKVVKVAEELGTSAARLAVAFTLTHPANVTTLFGATRMEQLEDNLAAVELVDKVGAEQIRALVEPFWADRDAVDPEGP from the coding sequence GTGTCCGCATCCTCGTCCCTGCCCCGCCGCAAGGTCGGCACGTCCGGTTTGGACGTTTCGCTGCTCTCGCTCGGGTCGTGGCACACCTACGACCGGATGGACTTCGCCGATTCGGTCGCGATGATCCGTGCCGCGGTCGAGGCCGGCGTGAACCTGTTCGACGTCGGCGTCTACGGCATGCCCGGCCACCCGCCGGTTTTCACCGACGTCTTGTGGAGCGCGATCATCCGCGCCGCCCGCATCCCGCGCGACGATTACCTGGTCTCGGCGAAGCTGTGGATCGAAGGCTTCGGCGACCAGGGTTTCCGCCCCCAGCTGGAAAACGCGTTCCTTCGCGGCGGCTTCGACGTCGCCGACCTGGTGATCCTCGGCGACCTGCGCCGCGACGACGTCGCGCTGGAGGACCTGGTCGAAGACCTAGCCGGGCTGACCCGCTCCGGGCTGTTCCGGGCGTGGGGCGTCAACAACTGGTCGGCCGGGAACATCGCGCGGCTGCGGGAAATCGCCGAAGCGCTGCAGGTGCCGGGTCCGCAGATCGCGCAGCTGAAGTACAGCATCGGCCGCCGGTCCATTCCGGACGGCGAACCGTTCTCCCGGCTGTTCGCCGACGGTTTCGTCATGCAGGCCTCCGACGTCCTCGAAGGCGGGATCCTCGCCGGGCGCACCAAGCTGACCCGCGAGATCGGCCGCGACCCCGGCGACGTCCGGAAACGGATCACCCGCGACGCGGCCAAGGTCGTGAAGGTCGCGGAGGAACTCGGCACGAGCGCGGCCCGGCTCGCGGTCGCGTTCACGCTGACGCATCCGGCGAACGTCACGACGCTCTTCGGCGCGACCCGGATGGAACAGCTGGAGGACAACCTCGCCGCGGTCGAACTGGTCGACAAGGTCGGGGCCGAGCAGATCCGCGCGCTGGTGGAGCCGTTCTGGGCCGATCGCGACGCCGTCGATCCCGAAGGCCCCTGA
- a CDS encoding alpha/beta hydrolase — protein MTHPPVPFDPEIEPALAEIVPADAPPFTPETIPGLRRAMAEMFPPAAEVVGDAPVTVVEQTIPGPEGAPDLEITILSPHESDGALPVLYNIHGGGMMVGHRNMDVGRLLALVLELNVVAVNVEYRLAPEHPHPAPVEDCYAGLVWTVEHADELGVDPSRVVVMGGSAGGGLAAAVSLLARDRKGPAIAGQLLLCPMIDDRNTTIASQQYPGLGTWTRESNLAGWQSLLGDAVGTDDVSPYAAPARATDLSGLPPAFIEVGSAEPFRDEDTEYALRIWATGGQAELHVWAGAFHGFDMYVPDWPISKAALETRNSWLRRILGKAGK, from the coding sequence TTGACCCATCCCCCCGTCCCGTTCGACCCGGAGATCGAGCCCGCGCTCGCCGAGATCGTCCCGGCCGACGCGCCCCCGTTCACCCCAGAGACGATCCCCGGCCTGCGCCGCGCGATGGCCGAGATGTTCCCGCCCGCCGCCGAAGTGGTCGGCGACGCGCCGGTCACCGTCGTCGAGCAGACCATTCCCGGCCCGGAAGGCGCACCGGACCTGGAAATCACCATCCTTTCGCCGCACGAGAGCGACGGCGCGCTGCCGGTGCTCTACAACATCCACGGCGGCGGCATGATGGTCGGCCACCGCAACATGGACGTCGGCCGGTTGCTCGCGCTGGTGCTGGAGCTGAACGTCGTCGCGGTGAACGTCGAATACCGGCTCGCGCCCGAACACCCGCACCCCGCGCCGGTCGAGGATTGCTACGCCGGTCTGGTGTGGACAGTCGAGCACGCCGACGAACTGGGCGTCGACCCGTCGCGCGTCGTGGTGATGGGCGGCAGCGCGGGCGGCGGACTCGCCGCGGCGGTCTCGCTGCTCGCCCGCGACCGGAAAGGCCCGGCGATCGCCGGACAACTGCTGCTGTGCCCGATGATCGACGACCGCAACACGACGATCGCGAGCCAGCAGTACCCCGGTCTCGGCACCTGGACCCGGGAATCGAACCTCGCGGGCTGGCAGTCGCTGCTCGGCGACGCGGTCGGCACCGACGACGTCTCCCCGTACGCCGCCCCGGCGCGCGCGACCGATCTGTCCGGTCTGCCCCCGGCGTTCATCGAGGTCGGCAGCGCGGAACCGTTCCGCGACGAGGACACCGAGTACGCGCTGCGGATCTGGGCGACCGGCGGACAGGCCGAACTGCACGTGTGGGCAGGCGCCTTCCACGGGTTCGACATGTACGTCCCGGACTGGCCGATCAGCAAGGCCGCGCTCGAAACGCGGAACTCGTGGCTGCGCCGGATCCTCGGGAAGGCGGGGAAATGA
- a CDS encoding alpha/beta hydrolase, producing the protein MSVPPVPYDPELEPGLAAFLDLVERIPLRADTILANRAHFATIIPPVEQMVGDRPVELTEHTVPGPEGAPDIVLTVVRPAAGVSGAPALYSIHGGGMVLGNRFFGLDGLIDDVLRFGAVGISVEYRLAPENPAPAAVEDCYAGLLWTVEHADELGIDPSRIVVTGASAGGGLAAGVTLLARDRNGPAIAGQLLACPMLDDRNESVSTQQYNGIGAWDRNNNDTGWDALLGPARGTDAASPYAVPARMADLSGLPPAYLDVGAAEIFRDETTEYALRIWATGGQAELHVWAGGYHGFAGFSPDAEVSRSAVATRLSWLRRILRAG; encoded by the coding sequence ATGAGCGTCCCGCCGGTCCCGTACGACCCGGAACTGGAACCCGGGCTCGCCGCGTTCCTCGACCTGGTCGAGCGGATCCCGCTGCGCGCAGACACGATCCTCGCCAACCGCGCGCATTTCGCGACGATCATCCCGCCCGTCGAGCAGATGGTCGGCGACCGCCCGGTCGAGCTGACCGAGCACACCGTCCCCGGTCCCGAGGGCGCTCCGGACATCGTGCTCACGGTCGTCCGGCCCGCGGCCGGGGTGAGCGGCGCGCCCGCGCTGTACAGCATCCACGGTGGCGGAATGGTGCTGGGCAACCGGTTCTTCGGCCTCGACGGCCTGATCGACGACGTGCTGCGGTTCGGCGCGGTCGGCATCTCGGTGGAATACCGATTGGCCCCGGAAAACCCGGCCCCCGCCGCCGTCGAGGATTGCTACGCGGGTCTCTTGTGGACAGTCGAGCACGCGGACGAACTCGGCATCGACCCGTCCCGCATCGTCGTCACCGGTGCCAGCGCTGGCGGCGGTCTCGCAGCGGGCGTCACGCTGCTGGCCCGGGACCGCAACGGCCCCGCCATCGCCGGACAACTGCTGGCGTGCCCGATGCTCGACGACCGCAACGAGTCGGTCTCGACCCAGCAGTACAACGGAATCGGCGCCTGGGACCGCAACAACAACGACACCGGCTGGGACGCCCTCCTCGGCCCGGCGCGGGGCACCGACGCGGCCTCGCCCTACGCGGTCCCGGCGCGGATGGCCGATCTGTCCGGTCTGCCGCCCGCGTACCTGGACGTCGGCGCCGCGGAGATCTTCCGCGACGAGACAACCGAGTACGCCCTGCGGATCTGGGCGACCGGCGGACAGGCGGAATTGCACGTGTGGGCGGGCGGCTACCACGGCTTCGCCGGTTTCTCCCCCGACGCGGAAGTCTCCCGTTCGGCGGTCGCGACCCGGCTTTCGTGGCTGCGCCGGATCCTGCGCGCCGGATGA
- a CDS encoding multidrug effflux MFS transporter — MKRLQPEASLVEPVVPKSRPGALRMAVVLGLLEVFGPISMDLYLPALPQLADDLRAGQSLAQATMSVCMLGLAFGQLVVGPLSDRFGRRRPLLAGIGLFTVLSVVCAFAPSIEVLLAARFLQGLCGSAGIVLSLAVARDLAEGVELVRLLALLTTVGALAPIVAPVIGGQLAAIIGWRGIFGVLAGIGAALLIVAATALPESLPPEARHPRTGRGEFRILLKDPLFLGFLLVSTCGGAAFFTYLASISFVLQDGFSLSPQVFSACFAANAVMSVLGAQVNRAAVRRAGPVRMYVLGTTFTAAAALTMLGAVLFGAGLAALLIPLALLMLAGGTTQANGNALALANHGQRAGTAAALLGTASFAIGPIVAPLVSLGGTTPLSMSLTMTVAYGIATALLWLAVLPRLRRSGAA; from the coding sequence ATGAAGCGACTCCAACCCGAAGCGAGCCTGGTCGAGCCGGTGGTGCCGAAAAGCCGCCCGGGCGCGCTCCGGATGGCGGTCGTGCTGGGGCTGCTGGAGGTCTTCGGCCCGATCTCCATGGACCTCTATCTGCCAGCACTCCCCCAGCTCGCCGACGACCTCCGGGCCGGCCAGAGTCTCGCGCAGGCGACCATGTCGGTCTGCATGCTCGGACTCGCCTTCGGCCAGCTCGTCGTCGGCCCGCTGAGCGACCGGTTCGGCAGGCGGCGTCCGCTGCTGGCCGGAATCGGGCTTTTCACCGTGCTGTCGGTGGTGTGCGCCTTCGCACCGTCGATCGAGGTGCTGCTCGCGGCAAGGTTCCTCCAAGGACTGTGCGGTTCGGCCGGGATCGTGCTGTCGCTGGCGGTCGCCCGAGACCTCGCCGAGGGCGTCGAACTCGTGCGGCTGCTGGCCTTGCTGACCACAGTCGGCGCACTCGCGCCGATCGTCGCTCCGGTGATCGGCGGCCAGCTGGCGGCAATCATCGGGTGGCGCGGCATCTTCGGCGTCCTGGCCGGGATCGGTGCGGCGCTGCTGATCGTCGCCGCGACCGCGCTGCCGGAAAGCCTGCCACCCGAGGCTCGACATCCGCGCACGGGCCGCGGTGAGTTCCGGATACTGCTGAAAGACCCGCTGTTCCTGGGTTTCCTGCTCGTGAGCACCTGCGGCGGGGCGGCGTTCTTCACCTATCTGGCGTCGATCAGTTTCGTCCTGCAAGACGGATTCTCATTGTCGCCACAAGTGTTCAGCGCCTGTTTCGCGGCGAACGCGGTCATGTCGGTGCTCGGCGCGCAGGTGAATCGAGCGGCAGTGCGCCGTGCCGGACCAGTCCGGATGTACGTACTCGGCACGACCTTCACCGCGGCAGCAGCGCTGACCATGCTGGGCGCGGTGTTGTTCGGGGCGGGGTTGGCGGCGTTGCTGATCCCGTTGGCACTGCTGATGCTCGCGGGCGGAACGACGCAGGCGAACGGCAACGCGCTCGCCCTCGCCAATCACGGCCAGCGAGCCGGAACCGCGGCGGCGCTGCTCGGAACGGCGTCGTTCGCGATCGGCCCGATCGTCGCGCCGCTGGTGTCGCTGGGCGGGACTACGCCGTTGTCGATGAGCCTGACGATGACGGTGGCGTACGGAATCGCGACCGCTTTGCTGTGGCTGGCGGTGTTGCCGCGCTTGCGCCGATCAGGGGCGGCCTGA
- a CDS encoding GNAT family N-acetyltransferase, with protein sequence MTDREEILRTPRLRLTTWLPSDLDDLAALHADGEVMRHMTTGPQTRAATRERLDAFIAEHRQRGWSKWRIEGAAGFLGRAGFGLAHGSGHREVGYLLARAAWGAGLATELTQALRQWHEDHPEPGLAPELRAYVLPGNAASCRVLEKAGFRAVGEEDGQLVFESGRP encoded by the coding sequence GTGACCGACCGGGAAGAAATCCTCCGCACCCCGCGGCTGCGGCTCACCACCTGGCTGCCTTCGGACCTGGACGATCTCGCCGCCCTGCACGCCGACGGCGAGGTTATGCGGCACATGACGACCGGTCCGCAGACCCGCGCGGCGACCCGCGAGAGGCTGGACGCGTTCATCGCCGAACACCGCCAGCGGGGCTGGTCGAAGTGGCGGATCGAAGGCGCGGCAGGGTTCCTTGGCCGTGCTGGGTTCGGCCTCGCGCACGGCAGCGGGCACCGGGAAGTCGGCTACCTGCTGGCGCGCGCGGCCTGGGGTGCGGGGCTGGCCACGGAGCTGACGCAGGCGCTGCGGCAGTGGCATGAGGACCACCCGGAACCCGGTCTCGCGCCCGAACTGCGGGCGTATGTGTTGCCCGGCAACGCGGCGAGTTGCCGGGTGCTGGAGAAAGCGGGCTTCCGGGCGGTGGGCGAGGAGGACGGACAGCTCGTGTTCGAGTCAGGCCGCCCCTGA
- a CDS encoding diiron oxygenase produces MTSADVQRAPEAAPSGRHETAQRLLDSSATLSYDPATEVDWETPLDKDFHGASPEWSTLYGTSYWAEMTPEQQKELTRQEAASVASTGIWFEMILQQMVLRDFYAKDPTDPAFQWALTEIADECRHSIMFARGAQKLGAPPYRPRKLAVELGRVFKAVAGGEAAYAAILVAEEVLDVMQRDWMRDERVVPFVRTINNIHVVEESRHMKFAREETREQLEGAGAVRRQVNALVIAIASYFIVSSMVNRDVYKNAGLDAERALREAKANEHHKSMMRSSCAGLMEFLGSCGLLTKPALVFYKRANLI; encoded by the coding sequence ATGACCAGCGCAGACGTGCAGCGAGCACCGGAAGCAGCCCCGTCCGGCCGGCACGAGACCGCGCAGCGGCTGCTCGACTCCTCCGCGACCCTGTCGTACGACCCGGCCACCGAGGTCGACTGGGAAACCCCGCTGGACAAGGACTTCCACGGGGCCAGCCCGGAGTGGAGCACGCTCTACGGCACGAGCTACTGGGCCGAGATGACCCCGGAGCAGCAGAAGGAGCTGACCCGCCAGGAGGCGGCGTCGGTCGCGAGCACCGGGATCTGGTTCGAGATGATCCTGCAGCAGATGGTGCTGCGCGATTTCTACGCCAAGGACCCGACCGACCCGGCGTTCCAGTGGGCGCTCACCGAGATCGCCGACGAATGCCGCCACTCGATCATGTTCGCCCGCGGCGCGCAGAAGCTCGGCGCTCCCCCGTACCGGCCGCGCAAGCTGGCCGTCGAACTGGGCCGCGTCTTCAAGGCGGTCGCCGGCGGCGAAGCGGCGTACGCGGCGATCCTGGTCGCCGAAGAGGTGCTCGACGTGATGCAGCGCGACTGGATGCGCGACGAGCGCGTGGTCCCGTTCGTGCGGACGATCAACAACATCCACGTCGTCGAAGAGTCGCGGCACATGAAGTTCGCCCGCGAGGAGACGCGCGAGCAGCTGGAGGGCGCGGGAGCCGTGCGCCGTCAGGTCAACGCGCTGGTCATCGCGATCGCGTCGTACTTCATCGTCAGCAGCATGGTCAACCGCGACGTGTACAAGAACGCCGGGCTGGACGCCGAGCGCGCGCTGCGCGAGGCGAAGGCCAACGAGCACCACAAGTCGATGATGCGGTCGAGCTGTGCCGGGCTGATGGAGTTCCTCGGCTCGTGCGGGCTGCTGACGAAGCCGGCGCTGGTGTTCTACAAGCGGGCGAATCTGATCTGA
- a CDS encoding FAD-dependent oxidoreductase: MAFAITQTCCNDATCVSVCPVNCIHPTPDEPDFGTTEMLYVDPQTCIDCGACADACPVDAIFPVDLLTDSMKVYAGINADFYADRPPAAANPAPNFHRWGPPTFDREIPSDLEPADVAVVGTGPAGMYAVEDLLLHTNAHVTLIDRLPVAGGLVRFGVAPDHPDTKRIGETFSRFHNHPRLKLKLGVEVGRHVTVDELAERHDAVIYAVGASSARTLGISGEELPGSLAATTVVAWYNGHPDVPAHAVDLSAERVVLIGTGNVALDVARILTADPDDLDGTTIAPHALERLRSSKVREVVLLARRGPEDAAYTSPELIALAQRTNVPLVVDTEDPRTAAAIDAGTGKAALLQDLDRETVDWTAPPADGPRRIVLRFHSAPVEITGDRQVRGLRVDGPSGPVEIAAGQVVRAVGYRGRPVPGLPFDEAAGTIPNTAGRVEGRTGAYVVGWIKRGPSGGIGANRTCAGETVATLLADITSGAVPLRGRRSPMAALAARFRGR, translated from the coding sequence ATGGCCTTCGCGATCACCCAGACCTGTTGCAACGACGCGACGTGCGTGTCGGTCTGCCCGGTCAACTGCATCCACCCGACGCCGGACGAGCCGGACTTCGGGACCACCGAGATGCTCTACGTCGACCCGCAGACGTGCATCGACTGCGGCGCGTGCGCCGACGCGTGCCCGGTCGACGCGATCTTCCCGGTGGACCTGCTGACCGACTCGATGAAGGTGTACGCGGGGATCAACGCGGATTTCTACGCCGACCGCCCGCCAGCCGCCGCGAACCCCGCGCCGAACTTCCACCGCTGGGGCCCGCCGACGTTCGACCGCGAGATCCCGAGCGACCTCGAGCCCGCGGACGTGGCCGTCGTCGGCACCGGCCCGGCCGGGATGTACGCGGTGGAAGACCTGCTGCTGCACACCAACGCGCACGTCACGCTGATCGACCGCCTGCCGGTCGCGGGCGGTTTGGTGCGCTTCGGCGTCGCCCCGGACCACCCGGACACGAAGCGCATCGGCGAGACCTTCTCGCGCTTCCACAACCACCCGCGGCTGAAGCTGAAGCTCGGCGTCGAAGTCGGCCGCCACGTGACTGTGGACGAGTTGGCCGAACGCCACGACGCCGTGATCTACGCCGTCGGCGCTTCTTCCGCACGCACCCTCGGGATTTCCGGCGAGGAGTTGCCTGGCAGCCTCGCCGCGACGACTGTGGTCGCCTGGTACAACGGCCACCCGGACGTCCCCGCGCACGCCGTCGATCTCTCCGCGGAGCGCGTGGTGCTGATCGGCACCGGCAACGTCGCCCTCGACGTGGCCCGGATCCTCACTGCCGACCCCGACGATCTCGACGGCACGACCATCGCCCCGCACGCCCTGGAACGCTTGCGCTCCAGCAAGGTCCGCGAGGTAGTGCTGCTCGCCCGACGCGGCCCGGAAGACGCCGCCTACACCTCCCCCGAGCTGATCGCGTTGGCACAGCGCACAAACGTGCCGCTCGTCGTCGACACCGAAGACCCGCGCACCGCCGCGGCGATCGACGCTGGCACCGGAAAAGCCGCGCTATTGCAGGATTTGGACCGCGAGACGGTCGACTGGACCGCCCCGCCCGCGGACGGCCCTCGCCGGATCGTGCTGCGCTTCCACTCCGCGCCAGTGGAGATCACCGGGGACCGCCAGGTGCGCGGCCTGCGCGTCGACGGCCCTTCCGGACCGGTCGAGATCGCAGCTGGCCAAGTCGTGCGCGCCGTCGGTTATCGGGGCCGTCCGGTGCCAGGCCTGCCGTTCGACGAGGCGGCCGGAACGATCCCGAACACCGCGGGCCGGGTCGAAGGCCGGACCGGTGCTTACGTGGTGGGCTGGATCAAGCGTGGTCCCTCGGGCGGGATCGGCGCGAACCGGACGTGCGCCGGGGAGACCGTCGCGACGCTTCTCGCGGACATCACCTCCGGCGCCGTTCCGTTGCGGGGGCGGCGGTCGCCGATGGCTGCGCTGGCCGCGCGGTTCCGGGGTCGCTGA
- a CDS encoding GntR family transcriptional regulator codes for MTNPITGLGANIQRQSTAEQAADAVRQAILSGQLPPGTPLRETALAAELGVSRSSFREAARTLESEGLVRYQMNRGIVVADVTGPDVADIYAARTSVELTAADALTGHRDPVIYQQLADLVDQIEHAFDHGDTAAALDGDRLFHATLVAATRSPRLCRFHAQLQQEQRLALALAERSRRELGRIEDDHRQLLDALRGTPKQARAELTAHLRAGAAELRRLLDLLAHRNESETPRG; via the coding sequence ATGACGAATCCGATCACCGGCCTCGGCGCGAACATCCAGCGGCAGAGCACCGCCGAACAAGCCGCCGACGCCGTCCGGCAGGCCATCCTGTCCGGCCAGCTGCCGCCGGGCACGCCGCTGCGCGAGACCGCTCTCGCCGCGGAGCTAGGCGTCTCCCGCAGCAGCTTCCGCGAAGCCGCGCGGACCCTCGAAAGCGAAGGGCTCGTCCGCTACCAGATGAACCGCGGCATCGTCGTCGCGGACGTCACCGGCCCCGACGTCGCCGACATCTACGCCGCCCGCACCTCCGTGGAACTGACCGCGGCCGACGCCCTCACCGGACACCGGGATCCGGTCATCTACCAGCAGCTCGCCGACCTGGTGGACCAGATAGAACACGCCTTCGACCACGGCGACACGGCCGCCGCGCTCGATGGCGACCGGCTCTTCCACGCCACTCTGGTCGCGGCCACCCGAAGCCCCCGCCTGTGCCGCTTCCACGCGCAGCTCCAGCAAGAACAGCGCCTAGCCCTAGCGCTGGCCGAGCGCTCCCGCCGCGAACTCGGCCGCATCGAGGACGACCACCGTCAGCTGCTGGACGCGCTCCGCGGCACCCCGAAACAAGCCAGAGCGGAACTCACCGCACACCTGCGAGCCGGCGCCGCCGAACTCCGACGGCTGCTCGACCTCCTCGCCCACCGCAACGAAAGCGAGACACCTCGTGGCTGA